The DNA sequence GGAGTGAAAGAATGGATACGAGGTTCTGGTGAAGAGAATTGTTGGGCACCAAGGGTACACAGCCTTGATCTGGTTTTCCTGCTCTTCAGCTCTCAGCTCAgctgtctcctcctccaggaagccctcctgacTCCCAGACTGAATTAGACGCCCCctggctcccccccgccccccgtccctccCAGTCGTCTCACCCGCTTTGAGTTGTCACTGGGGACAGGTGTGTCTGGACTGTGAGCCCTTGAAGGGCAGGGCCCTGGTTGTCTTGGTCACCAAGGAAGTGCTGGGGGAACGTTTGAAGGACGGGTCATGAGAGGCTGGGGCATCTGCCTGCTGTGCGGTTGTGAACGAATGAGTGGGAATGTGTCGGAGCCACCTAGCACGGAGTAGGTGCTCCAACGCCATGTCCTTTCTCCCTGTAGACGAACCTTTTCTCCTCCCAGGACAGCGCGGGGCAGACGTGGGCGTTTATTAGGggctccccaggcctggcactcccctggggctgggggctgagctcCCGCGGGGCTTGAACCAGGTCCAAGCTGCTGCAGATCCTGGCCAGGGTTCAGCTCATGTCTGCAGCTGACCCCTATCTGTTAGGGCTCCTGTGGGCTCCAGGCCCCGAGCCTGAGCTGAGTGAGGAGAAGAGGAGGGTCCTACAGCCTCAGTGAGGAACTTGGGCTTTCTCCCTAGGGTGTTCGGGATCCACAGAAGGTGTCTGAGCAGGGGAACCCCATGGAtagatttgtattttagaaagttCCTTGGAGTGGctttggcaggggagggggctgagaCTGGAGGCCAGGAGGTCAGAGAGGAGACTGGAGCAgggatggggggggagggaaggggacagggatgggggagggatggcagaggtggggggagtgATAGGGgtcagggatgggggagggataagggacagggatggggggaagggatgggggagggatggcagaggtggggggagtgATAGGGGTCAGGAATGGGGGAGGGATAAGGGACAGGGATGGGGGtaagggatggggagggatggCAGAGGTGGAGGGAGTGATAGGGGTCAGGGATGGGGGTTAGGGATaagggacagggatggggggaagggatgggggagggatggcagaggtggggggagtgATAGGGGTCAGGGATGGGGGTAAGGGTGGGAGAGGgatgggggcagaggtggggggagtgATAGGGgtcagggatgggggagggatgagggcagaggtggggggagtgATAGGGgtcagggatgggggagggataagggacagggatgggggtaagggtgggggagggatgggggagggatgggggtaaGGGTGGGGGGAGTGATAGGGGTCAGGGATGGGgacaagggtggggggagggatgggggagggatgggggtaagggtgggggagggatgggggcagaGGCTGAGAGCCTGGGTAGGAACCTGGTTAAAGTAAGTTATGGCCACTGGACTGGGGCAGGCTGGCCTCAGGGGCGAGTGGGTCGTGGGGaagcctggggctgggcagggaccaGCGGCCCCACTTCCCGTCCCCTCACCCCAGCACACACAGATCCTCACCCGTGATCTTGTCCAGCATCaggtgcaggcggcagccaaagGGGGCGTAGAAGCCCACGGTCACGGGCACGGGCACGTGGCAGAGGGTCTTGGCCAGGCAGCTGCAGTAGACATCGTCCTCTGTCAGGATATCTGGGCACCAGGgtcggggagggggcagaggtggagaaactgagtcaATGAGGCTGGCcggcacccctcctcctcccccgccccctccagagcaccgccctcagcccctccctgcaccAGCATCCCCGTCCCAGAGAAGACTCAGCTGAAACCCCAGGTGCAGGTTTCTGTGGCCGaaggcagccccttccccagggccagtGTGCCCCTCTGGGCCGCCAGGATGAGCTGACCCCAAATTCATCAGCCAAGGCCGGGAGGCTGGCCCCCCTGGCCCCAGCCGGAGACCTAGGCCCCCGGTCCCTGGTTCCCCTGGGAAAGTCCCAGGGTCTTTTCTTGGGACTCCAGGCCTTTGGACGCTTAGGACACCGCTCGCCATGCTCCGCGTGCCCAGTCCGCCCGCTCTGCCAGCCTGGCTTCAGTGCGGACCGGGTCCCTGTGGCCACAGGCTCCTCAGCTTCCTGTCCACCCCTGGCCCTGACCTCTCTCCCTGTCCGTGACCCCTGCCCACAGTCACTCATCCTGCCCCGAGCCCGGGCAGACCTGCCTTCTGGTCCTGGCCCCGTCACCTCTCTCTGGGTGACCCGAGCAGTGGTGCCTCTGGGTGGCAGAGACACTGggggcctggggaccaaagggtctggCCAGGGACAGGCCCTCAGCCAGTGCCGTGGTCTGGAATGGCCGTTTAGGGCGCACTTGGGGTTAAGTCCTGACACCCTATGAGAGCCCCTGGAGTTGGGGCGCCAGAGAGGCAGGGCTCCGTCACGGGGTGGAGGGCGTCGCAGGGCCAGCCTTTCAGAGAGGCCTCCCCCCATTCATCCTCTGCCGGTCTGTGTGGGAACCGGGCGCCGTGGCCCAGAGGCTCCCGTGATAAGGCTGTTCCTGACCTggagccccaggccctgctcagctGTTGCTCTGTTTTCTCACCAGAGTTGGAAACCAGCTTCGTGTCCCCACCTGTCTCCCAGGTTAGGCCCCCAGCACCTCTGGCCTGGACTCCTGCGTCCGCCCTGGCCTCCCACAGTCCACTCCCCTGTTAGATCCTGAGTCAGCTCCCGCCCATCCACCCATCGGCCCTCTCCCCCCGGgctgcagccacactggcctcctcgcTGTCCCAGAGCCGGCCTTTGCGGATCCTGCTGCCCTTTACTCAGGAGAACGGCCGTCTTTGCTCAGATGACACTGTTTAACCGAAAAGCCCGATGCTCCGTCTCCTCTCCCCGCTGTGTTCTTCTCCGTGTGGTGCTGGGCCTTTAAACTTTCCTATTTCTCGTTTCCtgcacccacccccgcccccccccccccgccccatagaATGTGAGGGCGTCGGTCTGTCTGCCCTGCTCCCTTTGCCCCCAGAGCAGAGCCTCACACCCGCTGCAGGCGTTTAGTACCTGGTcagcgaatgaatgaatggaaccCTCCCATCGCTGCACTGCTCTCTCCATCCCCCAGGCCACTCCCTACCTCTTGCTGCGGCTGCTCATTGCCCACCTCCCTGCACCTGGTGCTCACCACCCGGCCACACGCCCTCTGTGGCCTGTTGGGCCAGCggagggaggaccagggagacagaaagcagagcaAGGGAGTCAGCAAGGGAGtcagcccaggcccctggccagcCCGGGGTGGAGGCACCAGGGACAGGCCCTGCCCGGAAGCCTTGACCCCAACAGATGAAGCAGAGTGGCCGCCCGAGGCCCAGCGTCAGGGACAAGCACCCTCTCAGACGGGACCGGAGGGAGGGATGAGGCTCCAGGCCCAGGCGGGAAGCGAGCGGCAGGGACAGAGCCCGGGGCGTCGGGGTGAGCACCGGAGCTGTAGGAGGTGAAGGGGCCGCAGGCTGCGGGGGGCGGCAGGGGCCCGGCGTCAGAGGGCCTGCGGGGCTCCGGGAGGATGCTGGCtgcggagggcagggctgggccgctGCTGGCCATGGCGGGTGccgggggcagctggggggcgcAGGCCGGTCCCAGGGGGGCCGTGGTGGTGGTAGGTGATCCCTTCTGGGCACCGGGAACCGGGCAGAGACGCTGCCGCAGGGGGCTGGGAGGTGCGGGCGGgggccgccgctgctgctgcaggacagggggctgggggccccaGCAATAGCCCCCGACGCCCCCCTGGTGGCTGCGGTAGGCGAGCTGCCACCGCACCTGGGGGGACAGCTGACAGGGCCTGTGGGCCGGAGGGGCCGCTGGGTCGTGGCACCACTGCTGACAGCAtcctggaaggaaggaagtgggggtgactgggcctgggTCCCTGACTCCTGGGCCACTGGCAGGAGCCAGGTCGGGTTTTAGACGGAGGCTGGGGCTGACCCTCAGCTagggcccagaggtcagagagacaggaggaggggggggcTCTGTGCCCACCGTGAGGGGGgagtggggcagggcctgggctttAACTGGccgaggggctggagaggggctgACCCCAGAGTCCCTGCCACCCCAAAGTGCTTGGTCCCTGGGGGTCCCCCCCAGTGGGGTGACAGAGGAATCCATGGGGAACGGGCCTGGTTGGTCCAGAGGAGGCCAGAGTGATGGGAGGTGGCCGTGGAGAGGGGACAGGGCGGAATGGGGGTGCAGGGGGTTGGCCTACATCCAGGCTCCAACCTaggctggagggaaggggccGCCGGGACTCTGGCCCCACCTCGTTCGTACACTCAGTCGGCGGGCTGCTCCCCAGGTGAGGGCGTCCCCACAGCCTGGAGCTGTTCCcacctggggaaggggcaggccaggTGGGGCTCCTCTGCTGACATccccagccccggctcccagCTTTGGCCCCTGAGTCTGtggttccccccgccccccccaccccgccccccgtggCCCCATATCCGAGGAGTTCTGGTGACTTCCCTTCTGGGGCCTGAGCTTCTGCCCCACCATCCACTCGGCAGCCCCCCACTCACAGGCCTCCCTGCCAGGACTCCCCAAACTGTACCCCTACCTTTTTGGTGCCCCAACTCTGGGTCCAAGAAGTCGCTGTCGGTGGGGTTCGGGGGGGGCAGGGTGCCCTTGGCAAAGTGGACAGTATAGTGCTGGTGCATGGCGGCCGGGCTGCTCGCGGAGGACGGCCTGGGGGCCCGGCCCCCGTGGCACCAGCAGCGGGAGCCCACCTCCAGGAGAGCCGCCTGGGACCTGGGACGGGAGACCCCAGCCCAGATGTTGGTTCCCAGGTCCAGGGGGGCGGGGTGCTCTTCAGAGTAAAAGTGAGAGGTCAGGCCCAGGGGAGGGATGGCCAGATACGggagggaggtgcgggggggTTGAGGGGGACTTGGGGCTAATGTGGGGTGGGTGAGATCTTCAGGGGTCCAGGGATTGGGTGTTGGGGAGTCCATGGGAGGTTTCAAGAGGCCAGGACGATGGGGTGCTGAGCAGATGTGGGCTGGGGAAGCGGAGCTGGTGGGTGGCTGAGCAAAATCAGGGGAACTAGGCGTTGGGGGATGCGCTGTCTGAAGGGCACGGGTGAGCCCAGTgcactgagggctgggggcagggagcacccAGTGGCTGAATCTCAGGGCTGGGTCCATTTGGAGACTGAatgggcagctggagggaggggaattCTGGGAGAGCAGATGAAAGTAGGGGGTTCCATTTGGAGAGAGGCTCAGCAAACTCAGGGTGAGAGGGGTGCCCTGGGTTTAAAATGTGAGGCACCAaaaacaggagggagggagggatgttgttggggggagaggggggaggacagGTGAAGTGGTAAGAAATCGGAGTGGTGAGAGTTGGGGCTCAGTGAGGGTTGGGGGCCAGGCATGTGGCCCCTGCCCACTaccccccagcctggggtccccGTACCTGATTGCTGCCTCGGTCTTGAGGCCCCAGCTCCCCCGCCGCCAGCGCAGGCCCAACTGGTGAGAGGCCCGGGTGCCGGGTGCCAGGAGCTGAGCTGCCTGACTGACCGGTTTGCCCGCCCagtcccctccccttttccccagCTTGCCAGGCGCCCTCTGCTCTCCAGGACTGGGGGGCCTGCCCCTGCGCAGTACCTGAGGTCAAGGATGGAGATGCCGGGCCGCGGTGCTGTCTCGATGGGACCTGACAGAGGGTCTGTGgtggccaggccccaggcagctctgctgtgggaggggaggaggctggggcagggactgAGTCCAAGCCGAGCCGGGACGCAATCCCGGGCTCAGATGCCAGTTCCTCCAgggcccagctgtgtgaccttgggctggtgacttcacctctctgagcctgggctTCCTCATTGCTGAGCGGGCCGGTGTCCGTGCCCACTCCTCGTGGTTGTCAGGGCGTCCACGGAGCAGAGCGTGGGATGCAGCAGTGACAGCAGCTAACGTGCCGGGGACTGACTGACCCATTTACCAGGCTGCTCTAAATGCCTCTCATATAATGACAACACACGCTGCGAGGCTTACCAGGGGCCTCCCATGGCGGACATGCTTGTCATACACGAGCCCCGTCCTTCCTCGTCGCGCCCCAGAGAGGGGTGTGATGCTCTCTGTGGTCCCTTGTGGGGTCTCAGAGACAGGGCGGAACCTTGAAAGCGGGATCAGTGGTTTGTGTTCAGGATCTGCCTCCTGATAGGTGAGGTTCCTTTAAGACATCCTTCCAGAGGtgaggccggggccggggccggaccAGAGGGGCCTGATACCAGGGGTGCCCCTCTGCTCCGCAGGGTCTGCTCCCTACACCACCCAACAGTGGCTGCCCGGGGAGATGGGTGATCTGATGGGCCGGGGGAAGCAACCACAAACAGTACCCAGGACGGGGGTTCAGGATAGAGGACACCTGTGCCTGgctgtctctcctcccccaggccttcaagTTGCTGCTCCAGGGAGGGCATTCTCCGTCCTGCTCCGATTCTGGACTCGGTCCCGATAGGGGGCGAGTGTGTGTGGGAACCTCCAGGGTGGGCCCCTGAGCTTCttagaggcagggctgggccagtCCCCGTTCCTGGCGGCCTGCACACATGGTTTAGCTGAGTAATTGTGATTCACGCAGGAGCATCTGCCCGGCTCTATGCAGGGCAGGGCCGCCACGGGTGGAGGGATCAGGGAATAAGTAAACACCGGGAGTCCACCAGGAAGGGCAGTGGGCGGCAGCTCCAAGAGGCCGGGTGGCTACTGGACACCCACGAGGGGATTGGAGTTTGGAGGTGGCCGAGGGCAGGGCAGCCCGGGCAGGGAATGGCATGTGCGAAGGCACAGAGGCAGGCCGGGGAATGCAGCACTCACACGCAGCGTGTGGCCGGGGGAGGGCAGGCCAAGTCGGCCCAATGCCTGTACTGAACTCTACAGGCGGAGGGGCCTGGTTTTAACCCAGCTGGGGCTCACCCGGCCGTGGTTGGCAGCTCTGAGGTGGAGGGACTCACACcctgggcagcaggtggcagagcccGAGTAAGCCAGGCGCCTGATGCTGCAGATGTTATGGatgtgagtgggggaggggcggggcaggggccacTGTCCTGGGTATGACTCGTGTCTGCCAGGCATGTGAAgtgtgtacagtgtgtgtgtgtgtgtaggggggggaaTAAGGGTATCTGGCCTGCTCCCCACTTGCATCCATTCCCCCTCAGCCACCTGCCCTCCGGGCACCCCTGGCCCCGCTCCCCAGGGAGAGGTCCAGGCTGTGGGCCCCACTGGGCAGAGGGCAGCCCCACACGTGTGGACGCTGGTGGGGTTGCCACAGCCAGGGCCCCCCTCCCATCACAGATGCCCAAGCTCCAGGACTCAGGCCCGGGGAGAACGGGCCCCAGAAAGGCAGGTGAGGAGGGGCGGCGAGCCAACACAGGGTGCTCTGCCCCCCTCCTGTGACACAGTCACTTTACAGACGCCCCATCCCCCCAGAGCTCAGAGAGCGACCCCCGTCGTCCACTTGAACTTGTCTCCACACCAGGaacctttattgagcacctgcagAGTGAGGGATGTGTCCGATGGGATCTCGCCACACCAGGCCCAAGGGCGGCTGGGACCACCCTGCCCCGgggtgcccccacctccccatgacATCCAGTTTTTGAGCACGTGTGATGCCCTCAAGTGGCTGGATCCCCTGCCATGCTCATCACCCCGAGTCCGGGATTCCCCAGCGGCGGCCCGGGGTCCCTGGGCCGGGGCGGCTGTGAGACGCagtggggccgggccgggctcagGATCTCTGGATCACCACCTGGAACTTACCTGGAAGAGAAGGGCTGGCTTTAGCCTGAGGCAGGGATCtgaggggagaggcagaaagcATCCGAACCGCTCAGGCCCTGCGCCAGCCGAGTGGGTGGCCTCGCTGTGCAACGTGGGCGACGCTCCCGCCCGCCTGGCCTGCATCCCAGGGCGATGTGTGACTGGGGCATGAGGGTCAGGCATGTAGGGAAGGGCCTGGCACCGGCTTTTGAGGCCTGTATTGCCCAGGCCCTAACCACGTGGGCCCCAGGTCCCTGCCATGGATGGGCCTGGGAGCCTGACAGAGGGACAAACAccttggggagggagggcagagggtgggtgccTGGCATGTGACTTAAGCTCTTGGGGTCTCAAATTTCCCACCTAAACACTGGGCTCCGTGGCCTGGCCTACGGGAGTAGGGACAGGGGAGCTCTGGAAACCTCTGCCACACTCAGGGATGGCAGGGTCCCCCACTCCCACGACTCACAGGCTGGCAGGGCTGCCACGGAGGCGGTGACCAGGCTCTTGATGCCCAGGGTGCTGAGGGTGCCGCGCAGGAGGCCGCAGGTGAAGGCCAggaactgggggcggggggcacaggtCACTGTGGGAGAAGGGAAGGCCAACACCCAGGACCAGGGCCGGGATGGGCTCTGGGCTTCACGGTGGGGTCAACCCTTTGGCCTGGGAGAGGCCTcccttggggtgggggatgggtaaGGAGGAGAAGTGAACTGGGGGTGTGTCCCAGCACCCCCTTACCTTGGGCGCTTCCTCCAGATACTGCAGGCCTGAGCCCATCCGGACGAGCAGGGGGAAGCTGCTGTCCTGGAGGACGTAGGTGCCCTGAGGacggaggagaggctgggggctcAGGCAGTGCCTGTGCATTTgccgtggggagaggggagccagGACTCTGGCAGGATGCTCTCCTCAAAACCACATAGCCCTGGCccgtgttgctcaatggttagtgtCGTCCCCTGCACCGAAAGGTCAATTCGGGGCACATACCTAAACCCCAGCCCCGAGTCAATTGGGgcccatgcgggaggcaactgattgatgtttctctctctctctccctccccctctctctaaagagcaatgaaaatgtcctcgggtgagattGAAAACATAAACCACACGGGAGTCATGGCCCATCCTTCAGGCTGCAGAAGAGCCCACAGGCTTCGGGGGCCTGGTCACCGGGGGcgcgctggccctgcccctctggcGGTGTGACTTCCCGGGGTTGTGGTGAGAAGCTGCAGTCCCGGCCTGGGAAGTGGCCAGCAGGGTGGACGACGCAGGGGAACTCGGACCAGGTTAAGACAGGCAGTGTCACGTGAGGCAAGACTGCCCGCCACGAGGCCCCTGCCAGCTCTGGGGCCCCATCCTGGAGGCGCACGGAAACGGGCAAGAGCTTCAGCGCCCAGTTCGGAGGGTGGGGGCTGCCCAGGGGTAAGCCCGGCCCCTGCCTCCTGGTGCAGGGTCCCCTTCAGGAGCCGCGGTTTCCCTCAGCCTGCAGCCAGGAAGCCGGGCGCTGGGCGGGCGCTCACCTGGTGATTGGTGCGGAGGCTGTCCATCTGCTTCTGGAACACGGCCCCCCACAGGTCTTTGCACAGGAACTTGAGGACGTCCAGCTCCTCCCTGAAGGCCAGCATCTCCCGGGGCAGCCTGGGGGGCAGCGGCAGACACCGAGTCAGGCGGGGCCAGGGTTGGGGAGCCCAGGGCGTGTGtggggagcaaccaggctgggtTCCTGTGGGGAGCAATGCAACCCCCCGCCTCGGGtcccgctgggggcgggggggaagcgcAGGAGGGGCCGACTCTCACCTCTCACCCAGGGCTTGGCCCACGCGGAAGCCCATCCCCTCCAGGACCAGCAGGCTCGTCTTCTGTCCCTAGAAGACCGAGGAAGAGAGGCTCAGGGGCGCTCGGCCACCTCCAACGGGGAGCCACCCGGTGAGGCAGCTGCAAGGGGCCCGGCCATCTCTCCAGTTCAGCGCTGCCGGGCCAGGGCGGGCTCAGGCCTGCGGAAGGGCAGGCTGGCTTTGCCCCTCTGCAGACCCCATCACCCCACAGGGCCAGCTCCCCCTTGCTCCAGGAAAAATGGGGGTATTCCCCACACTCAGCTTTACCCTGCTAGTCAACTCTTCCCTGAGAGCACCCGGCCCTGTAAGCACAGCTCCCTGATCACCCGGCGGAAGGTGACCTGTCCACGGCTCCAGCAGCAGCAAGGCCTGGCCCGGCCAGCAGGGGCCGCAAGAGTCTCCGAACCTCTGCCCAGAACCCAGGGAGGACGCCCTGCGGAGGGAGCTGCTCCCTGCAGCGCCGGGGGAAGGCAGCACTGTCAGTGGTGTTGTGGGGGGCAGGCCAGGGTCTCCCAGCGGGAGAGGCCGAGGCGTGGGGAGGCGAACAGCATGGCCGGAGAGCCcgtttgtcattttcatttgggGTGACCTGGAGAGAGCTGAGGGTGGTCGACATACAAACCGTCCAAACCTGTAGtgaatttttatgtgtttatttgagccaaactgctaattgccaggaagcaaaatctcaacaaacCGAGAAAATGCTCGGGAGAAGGACAGTTCCGAGGCTTACCTTCCACGTTAGAATCAAAGGAGGCGGCCTGAGGAGGGTTACAGGAGATCAATCCGTGGGTGGAGATTTAGGGGGCAGAGGAAGTAAGGGGGGGTGGcatctctgggattgggtgaaaagtaaAACAGACACATCCTCTTGTACATTCATGGGTACAGGATAGTAACAACGGGCATTTATAGCACACACACATGGTATGCAGGAGCGAGATGACAGTGCCGGGTCCGTGGTCTCTGcccgggtgggtgggtgggtgcgcCCGGAAGGGTCTGAAAAAGGAGATTTCTCTGACATTTcgaaggtatgttatcttagatgcaaaaagacaacagacaggctcacTTAAGGTAACCTTTGTCAAGGACTCCAGGCCCCGGATGTGACCAGCAGCTGTGAGTCCCTTTAGTTGGGAAATTGTATGTTCAGACCATCTCCCCTGAGCGTTTCAgggttagtatgtggcccctttttcgtTCAGAGGGAGGTCCAGGTTGGGGCATCAGCAATACTACGTCAGCCTACGGTGGGGGGCTGAGGTGAGAACCCTGGGGGGCGGCAGCTGGCTCCTCAGGAGGCTGCCGTGCCCAGGCCTGAGCCGCCTCCCCTCTGGCGCaacccccttacccccccaccccccacactcccacacacacccccacccccgccgctatCACGGAGCCCACTGCGTGGTGAATGGGTTTTTCTGCTTAGATCCAGCCTGAGATGACGTCCGGGCCTCCTCAGCAGGCTTCACACCGCCTTCTGGGACCAGCCATGCCCCCGCCACCTCCCCCACGACACTTCCACtcactgttccctctgctggaCTCCCGCAAGCCTTCTCACGGTCTCTCCCAGGGTAGGTGCGATCCCGCCCCGCCACTCTGCACGGTCACTGagtggggacacagccctgtaagggtggggaccaggccaaccCTCAGCAGCCAACACAGGCCTTGGCACCTGGGAGGGAGCTGCTTAAGAAACAGACGCTGAACAGGGTGAAGGGGCGGGGTTTGCGCATATACTGTGTGCAGGTCCTTTGTACAAACCCTCCCGCTTAATTTTAACAACGCCATAAGGGAGGCCATCTCACACCCGGAAACAGGCTCGGAGGGGAGAGCGGAACCCTGCCTTGGATCTTTCAAACCTGAGCAATCTGTCTCCCAAGCCGAGGTGGCCAGATGGTTGGGTGGCCGGGACACCACAGCCGTCCTGGCCCCAGTGTGGTGGCAAGGGCCAAGCAGAGGTCACCCGAATTTCCAAGCCAGGCGCCCTCTCCTGAACCAGGCCCCTGGGCACCCAGGCCCTTCTCTGCTCCACCCGTGGGAACCGGGCCTGGGTGACGACAGCTTCCTGtcgggctgtgggaggggcctgaTGGCTAATGGGAGATAAGCGGGGCCTGTGAGAGACACTGTGGGGGTGACGGGGACAGGTGCCCAGGGAGGATCAGCCCCCAACACGGACCGGCGGTGGGACTGGGCAGGGGCTAACTGCCCTGTGCCTGGGCTTCCTCGTCTATAAAAGGAGGACAGTGTTCACAGTACGCTTCCAGGCGTCCTTCTGGGATTCACGGAGCTGGAAAACTGAGCACTCCAAGCTGGGCCCAGGAAGTGCTGCCACCACTGTCAGCCACTGGCCCCGTGCCTGTCAACTTGGGGCGCCCTAGCTGCTGGGGGATGAGGCCCCTGGCTGCAGGAAAACCCCACGGAGGGGCTCTGTTCTGGGGGGTGATGAACCTCAGCACCTAGAATGCTGCCCAGCCCCGTGCCTCTCCCTTCTCGAAGTGagctcctggaggaggcagggctgggctccaCACTGACCGAGCGCGTAtgtgcccctgaggactccccaGCGTGACAGGGGAGAACCCAGGACTGCCTGGTTTTGAGGGTATGTGCAAAGGCAAGAAAAAGCAAGGAGAATGTAGCTTAGGCCactgtttgtgtatatatatctataataataaaagcataatatgctaattagaccagacagccaaacgacttTCCGGACAAAACCGCTGCagcaagggccgaggcagaggcggttaggggcaatcaggcaggcaggcgagtggttaggggtgatcaggtaggcagggaggtgagcagttaggagctagcggtcccggattgcgagaggggcaggccgggctgaggggaacccccaatccttgcacgaatttcatgcactcggcctctagtatatatatatttcattcagagagaaaaggagagggagagggagagagaaatagaagcatcagtgatgagagagaatcattgatcagctgcctcttgcacccccactactggggatctgagctgcaacctaggcatgtgcccgggaatcgaaccgtgacctccgggttcataggtcgaggaaCCACCACTGCaccacatcagctgggcttaCACCACTATGAACAAGGGACAGtgatgggaggtggggaaggggggcccTGTGGACCAGGATGAGGAGGGCGCGTGTTTCCCTGGGTGACAGATGCTGCCTGAAGGGTCCTGATGCAGGACAGATGGGGGCTGACACAGACAGCCCCTGCCCCAACGGAACGGCGTCCTAGCGGGAGCATGCAGGAACGTTTACAAGCACCGGGCCGTGCCCTGG is a window from the Eptesicus fuscus isolate TK198812 chromosome 21, DD_ASM_mEF_20220401, whole genome shotgun sequence genome containing:
- the TRAPPC6A gene encoding trafficking protein particle complex subunit 6A yields the protein MVDAVLFELLHTEMVAELWAHDSDLDPGPGGQKTSLLVLEGMGFRVGQALGERLPREMLAFREELDVLKFLCKDLWGAVFQKQMDSLRTNHQGTYVLQDSSFPLLVRMGSGLQYLEEAPKFLAFTCGLLRGTLSTLGIKSLVTASVAALPACKFQVVIQRS